The genomic interval atatataaataaaacaaaactttTACTTATTCAAAAagaaacactttttttttttaattttataattatatgccttataattttattttactatttactTGCAATATTACTATTtcttaaagtttaattttttaattatgtcaTAATAttgcatttaatatttttaacttatactattatcaaatatttatatttgtaacAATAtacctttaattttattaatcttaCAATATTATAGAATTAAACAGTATAAATACCACAATTAACAATATCAATCCAACAACATATATGACAGGAAAGCAAAAGTGATAGCTAATTATAAGTCATTGATACATACAAGTCCATCCAAGCGTAAAAATAATTATGTTTTTTAGTGTAAGATTATATGCTCAAATAAATGACAACACTAAAAgcgtataatttaatataatatacttATTTCAGCatataatcttataatttatttatttgtaaaaactaTGTGTAATataaagtaaaataacttttaagatctaatgtaatataaataatagaTTATTCTAAAGAGGTAACATTTCAAACTatatacttatttatttatatagtaATATCATCATTAATTGAAGACTAAAACtaacttttataatttatttctctGAAAAAGATTAAATATATTGAAAGTATTTCTAATAAATTGTCAACTAAGTGTTGGATactacaaatttatgttgatcaaAAGAAGATAAAAACTCAAAGATATataagaattttaatatatattctatTGAAGAAATAAAACAAGAAGAAATTGCTAAATTTTTATCTTAAATTATACATTGCATAtaagtaataatttaaaaattataataaaaaacttatcctgtgtaatattttttaaatgggTAAACATCTTAtcttacaaaatatttaataaaatttataaataatattctattattaaattaaatattttacaaaaaaaaatcaaaaaaaaaaatatcaaaaacaaaataacacgtgcctcgcacgtagttgcCGCCTAGTTAGACATTAATACCCTAAATTTCTCTTATAAAAATGATCAGAATGTATatacaaaacaaaatatattataaatttctgTTATAATAATGATGACAATGTacatacaaaataaatatattataaattacctTTATAATAATGATTACAATGTACAtacaaaacaaataaattacaGATAATAAAAAATTGTGGAATTGATGTTCGAAGTtgaaaaaatgaattaataTAGAAGTATAGAAATGGAATGTCAGGGACTACTGCTAAACCAAGAATCATAAAAGGGAGGCTGTTCATCATCATCGTCGTCCTCgtattcttcttcatcatcatcaccatcatcattATCACCATCGTCGACGTGTTCAGAGTCTTCACCATCACCATCACCATCACTATCACCATCACCATGATCTTCATCAGCGTCAATATCATTGTGATTTATTTGTTGATCACTTTCTTGGTGATCTTCTGAGAGAAGAAAGGGATGGTTTAGTAACATGTGAGCAGAAGGTCTATTATTAGGGTTCCTAGTAAAGCACTTGAACAAGAAATCCCAAGCATTCTTGGAAAGCCAATCCGAAGGTAAACCACTACATGGAGTGTCTATACTAATTATACTGGAAAGCTGATTTTCAGTGGGGTTATCATACCACGGCAGCACTAGTCCAGTCAACATTTGCAAAACCACACACCCAACTGCCCAAATATCACTCGCCTCTTCTTGAGTATTTTCTAATAAAGCTTCGGGAGAAAGATAATACAGAGTTCCTCCAACCTTTGACCTCCTCATGCACTCATCATCACCATTATTACTACCAACACTACTAGTCTTAGCCATACCAAAATCAGCAATCTTCGCCACAAAACCATCGACGCTATAAGGactattatcatcatcatcagccaCCAGTATAATGTTTGCGGGTTTCAAATCACAATGCACCAAACCCTTTCCATGAATAAACTCAAGCCCTTTAAGAATGGAGCAAGTGTGTGCCTTCACTTCCCACTCACTCAATCCATCTCCATTATTCTTACTCTCGATCGCACTAGCCAAGGACCCacctgatgcatactccatcgCCATATTTACCTcccatttattataattatctaATTGACCGTAGCACTTAACAATAAAAGGACTGGAACCAAGAGACTCATACACTTTCATCTCCCTAACTAGATCCTTTGAACAAGTATTATTTAGTGCAGATTTTACTGCCAAAAGCTCAGGCAAATCTTTATAGTGCGGTGGTCGAGGTTCTTTAAACTTAACCAAGTTAACACATCCAAAACCTCCCCTTCCGAGTAACTTTTCCTTCACCCATCCACCATACTTGCTACGTTTATTATTTCTAGAATCTTCATCTTCTCTTTGTCTCTTATTATATTTGATTACAAAAGTACCCTTCTCTTGACGATATTCGATCACCATTCTCATCAtcttcatattttattaatttgtttctTAGAAGAAACAATAATTTATTAAGAAAAACTAATGAATGCGTACAACTAAAACTAAGGTTGATATAGCCCCACTAAACTAAAgtctaattactaattatttgtttaaaaatattCTCTCTCGTGACTAGTGACTAGTAGCTATATATAGATGTATATGTAACCTATTACTATTAGGATTAGGATTATAGTTATgtaattttgattttaaaaatgattatgttttattttttaattaaatgatagATACTTTTATTgggataatttaattatttgtagtTTTCGTGTTTTATGTATaagatttttgtttttgaaatgaTCATATTagtattaggattataataattaattctgtaattttgatttaaaaaataattaatatctatctttttggaCTAGACTACGACTGACCTGTGTTTTGACTTGGGCTTCGTCTTCGACTTTCTTCCAATCATAAGCTTCGTCTTTCTTCTTCCGATCATAATCTTCATTTTCATTGAAAAGTATAACAACCATTTTATTTACTTGAAAGAAAGAGGAATTGtaaagatattttttctattataaacttaaaatgtaataaatttacatttatgaccttaaaaaaggaaataaacaaaaatagaatctATAAAGTtgttaattacaaaaatgccgGCCAAGCAAAACAGAACACCATCTTCTTCGTGACCCAGCCGCACCCTTCTTCGTGACCCAGCGATCCAACCCCAACAACCCAATCTCAACCATCTTTCTTCCAAAACCAGCAAaatcaaaatctaaaaaaatgtaGAACTCCTAGGAAACAAGCTGAATCCCGAAAATCCAAAATCAAAaacgaaaaggaaaaaaaaaaccaggaaacctccattgatgtacaaaaaaactcaaaaacaacaatCATTGAACAAAGAAATCGCGATCAGAGGAGAAGAACCGAGTAGAAGGAGAGCTGGAAATCAAAGAAACTCACCCATGATTGAATCAGAAGGAGAATTGAAGGTAAACAAATTTTTTCAAGAACGTGAAAACATCTTTTAGTGTAGATGAATAGTAATTTGATATTAATTGATGAAAACCGgattaaattgaaataataatgaaatattgatgaagctgagaaaaaaacaacaacggtttgcatgaaaataaacattaacGCATATAAATAATTGCTACAGTGTTTTATTCTGAAAACTGTTGTTTACAAGTTGTTTTACAGTGGAATAATAGTTGTTTGGGATCTACAAACTACAAAATATGAATCTATTGTTATTAATTACTGATTGCTTTTAAAATAGCTGTTTGATAGTTGATTTAAGCTATATAAATAGTCGGCCAGCTGAAAGTGTTAGATGCATAAGTTATTGCTGGAAAGAGTTGTTTATTGGTTGTTTTGAcagattaaaatagttgttTGCAACTACAAAAACTGaaccaagtaaataatttacattatttcaGGAAACAGAACCATTACAAATATTGGTGCAGAGCAATGGGCATTGGGATGACAACAAAAACTATGTTGATTATGAATCAAGTGGAGAATTAATTTCGACCAAGTGCACTTTTGAGGAACTAATGAGAATAATGATGGAAGAACTCCAATGCAACCATGAATCAACACAACTACAACTGAAATATCAACTGAAGGAAGGAGGCCAACCACTACAaatcaaggatgacaaaagtctGTTGTTCTACATAAAGCTATTAACGAAGGAGGTTGATTTCACAAGGTACCCATTGTGTGTGAACAAAACCAGTAACACGGCACCACCTAACCAAAGAATGGTGTGGAACAATATGATCATGGAATCGTATGAGAACAACGCAGCACAGGAAGACTTGCAGCAACCTGGAAACAACACGGCAACAACTTCCAAGCAACAACTATCTGCGCAGACGATGGGATCTGGTGAAGTTGATACATTTTTCCTAGAAACAGGAACAGTGTCATCAGAATCAACCATACAACAACCAGAAaacaacagagaaaaaactacaGCAGTAGATGAAGATTTCGACTTCACCGACTATGCAAAGCTTGTGGCTGCAGAAATGGTACAGCAACTCGAAAACAaccaggaagaagaagaggaagtggacAACACAGAAATGATGATCATCAATGACAAACGACATGAAACAATAGAGAAGGGGCAAATTTACAAGGACAAAGAAACATTGATAAGTACACTATGCTACTTTGCAATCAAGAAGACATTTCAATACAAAGTAGTGAAATCTTGCACAAAAGAATACAACATAGTGTGTTTGGACACAAACTGCAAATGGAGTTTAAAGGCTACAAAAAATGGAAACACAGAAACATTCATAATAAGGAGCTACGAAGAAGAACACACATGTGCAGTTACAATAAGATTTGGAGATCAACGACAAGCTACATCAAAGTTGATAGCAGATTTTGTAAAACCAAAATTCTTGAACCTGAAAACAAAGTGCAGCCCTGCAGACATAAAGACAGAAATGAAAGACAAATACGGAATAAAGATGAATTACATGAAAGCATGGCGTAGTAAAGAGCGAGCACAAACCCAGCTACATGGAAATGCTAAAGAGTCGTACAATCTCTTGCCAAGATACCTGTACATGCTACAGAAAACAAATCcaggtaaaaaaaatttaaaaattttactttgaaAATATTTGTGAAAAAACAGTTGTTTTTGCGTTGTTATTTCGTTGAGTACATGTTGTTTGACAAAATCCTGTTTGATTAAAATTCAGGAACATTAATAGACATAGAGaaagataaaattaatgatatgtTCACCTATTTAGAGCGTTGTATTTGCGTTGTTTTTGCGTTGCGTTTGAGTTTTTTTTCAAAAGTAGAACTATGACAGAAACTGTCCAAATTATAGGTACTCTACCATGACATCAAACATAGCTGAGGCACTGAACTCAGCAAATTTAGCAGCAAGGGAAACACCAGTGACAACATTAATGGAGTGCTTGAGGGCACAAATGCAAGAGTGGACATACAATAATAGAAAGGAGGCACAAAAATGCACAACAAGGCTGACACCATCATCTGAGAAAAAACTCATAGGGAACTATGTACAGTCATTGCGACTAACAGTAAGTTCAGATTATCGTTcgcataaagtaaaataaaaacagttgtttttgcatagttttttggttgttttaaagttggtttaaaacaTGCAGGTGAAACCAGCAAACCGTAACCCGTTTCGAGGTGATAGATGAAGACAGAACAAGAATAGTAAACTTGAAGGAGAAGACGTGCACATGCAATAGATTTCAAAAAGATGAAATGCCATGTAACCATGCAGTCGCCGTCATGAAGGACTTgaacataaacacatacaactaCTGTGCACAATACTACACATCAAAAGCATGGCTGCAAACATATGAAGAAACAGTATACCCAGTTGGAAACGTAAGAGAATGGGAACTTCCAGAATTTTTTGAAGAAATCATAGTGTTGCCTCCAAAGGAGAGAATCAAGTCTGGAAGGCCGAGGAAAAGAAGAATGGCAGCAGCTTGGgaaacaaagaaacaaaacaagTGTGGCAAGTGTGGACAAAAGGGACATAACAAAAAGACCTGCAGAAGAATTACAGCATAGAAGTGGAAACAACTACAcatcaaccaaaaaacaactatattaaaacatttagaaaacaCATACTGCATATTACGATTGGTTGTTACATACATtttattattgtgattttttatgtggagagatattgataatagggaattggtattattatcattaatatacaaaagaacatcaaatattatagttaaataattaaatgagtgGAAGAAGGTTGAAATtaataagaaggaaaaataaactACATAAAGTGATTACAAATGCAATTTAGTTGTTTGTCAGATGGTTGTAATAAGGTTGTTAATAGTATGCTGTCATGACCAAGATGTGGTTCCACGCCAAAACGAAAAAGGGGGAACAATCTTATCCTTACCCTTCAAGTAAACCTTCTCCTTGTCATGCctaacattttaaaaaaaaaatgaaacataaatagtaaagtaaaaaacaaaaaatacaaaaacacaacaaaaatgctgaaaataaacacttacggaTCTTTCTTCGATCGACGTCCTTCACCAAGCCACAAGTCAAAATCAATCTCGTCTTTATGTTCTACATCTTCACCAATCTTATCATCGAGAGGACACAACCCAGCCACATACTTAACAACTCCATAACCAGAACCATCTTTAGAACTAGAAATGGAAGAGTCATACTCCATAAACGGAGACGTCAGCGCTATGGGTTTCTTAGATTTCCTCTTGTCAACAAGAGGAGTTTCTTCAACGGGAATTGGGTCATCTTCAAGTTCAATGTTAGAATCAACATTGAGACCTGTTGGACccatctaatatattttttccacaaaaatgaaagaaaatagacAGTGTTAAACACAAAAAGTATgaagaaactaaaaaataaccaaaaaaaaaaaatatacctcaAAACAAACAAGACGACGATCCGTAACCTCAACATTTTCAGAAACTGAAATCTGTTTACAAGGATCACCACCAATTCCATCTGAAGACATCTGTTTATATATGGTATTAAAAAGGAATTAGAGCATGGTTAAAAAATAACAACCTTtacacaaccaaaaaacaacacaaaagcaAAATTACCATAATCTCAACTGCTTTTACACCGGACTGAACAGTAGCCTCAACATCTATTTGAGTAGGGCCGTCATTGAAATCAACGAAATTCTTGAtacagaaaataaaggaaaaagaaaatggaaaaaaagtgaagttattttttgtgaaagacttcaacaactaaaaaaaaactacataacaacttaaaaacaaaataaaaacaacaagtaAAATAAGAAAACCAACAATAAATTGCGAACAACATAATCTACAAACACagccatataaataacataataaatacaaataaatagtcTGAAAAATAgttgcaaatttttttttaaaaaaaaaaataaaacataacaagAGACATAACAAGAACATAGAATTACAAGACCACTACCTAAAACGGACTTCACAAGAATTGCTCATATTTCAGGATTTTCCAAGCAAGCAATGCCTTTCAAATACTTGGGAATTCCAATATGTTATAAAAGAATATCTAAAGCAGATTGTCAATTGCTGGTGCAAAAAATGACAGCAAGGATCAAGCAATGGAGTTCAAGGAACATTTCTTATGCAGGGAGAATGGTATTGATCAATTCTGTACTCTTATCCTTTCATACTTATTGGAGCCAGATGCTTGTGTTACCAAAGAAAGTCATCTCAGAAATAGAAAGTATATGTCGAAGCTTTCTTTGGAAAGGGACTTGCTACTCAACAGGTCCTGGAAATGTGGCCTGGGAAACTCTCTGTAAACCAAAGAAAGCAGGAGGTTTAGGCTTCTTGAAGATCTCTGATTGGAATACAGCAGCTCTCATCAAACATGTATGGGCAATTGCTTCAAAGAAAGACAACCTATTGGTCAAATGGATTCATAATGTTTatattaagcataaaaactggTGGGAATATAAGGGGAATTGCCAAGGGAGTTGGTATTGGAGGAAATTAGTAGAAATCAAAGAGAAGCTCAAGAACCGAATTGATACAACACAATTCAGCAAGCTGCAATATACTATAGCAGCTGGATATAACATGTTGCAGCAGCAGGAGCAAACTTGCCACTGGAGTAAAGAAGCTTGGGGGAGATTAAATGTTCCTAAACATAGTTTTATGTTATGGATTGCAATGTTAGACAGGTTGAAAACAAAGGAAAGACTTCACAGGTTTCAATTGGTGAATGATGATGAGTGTGTGCTGTGCAGAACAACCACGGAAACATCTCagcatttatttttttcctgCAATTTTTCAGAGCAGGGACTTCAGCAGGTTAAGAGATGGCTGGGGTGGAACATTGATTAGTggtcaaaaatatcattttattgatgttaaagtttaaattaaattaagttttgattaatattttcatgaaattaatatgatatgttatataattgaaaatattattttaaatttagtttatgttcattttgcaagaaagaaaatgatttttgGTAAAGTTGACAAAAGGAGAAGCCCAATAGCATAAACCCATGAGAAAATCTAAGATTGATTTTATTCTCTCTAGTTTGTACAACTCAATAGCAGTTGTAAAATTGGATCACATTCAAAGAGGATTAACAATTTTGATTGATTCCATTTCCCTATGAGTACGACATGTGGCAAGGAAGTTGGGGATTGTAATTTAATGGCCACGTTCAAGATTATCTTCTTTCTGATTTGGCTTAATCAAAttgtatattttcaatttgattaGTTGTTGCTGACAAGGAACGTCTTAAGCATGCCTCAATTGTGCGCTTTAAATTTCTAATCCCAAAAATTAagctattttcaatttaaatttattcaaattttcctttttaattctatgcatggattttatttcacatttgtgtctccaaaaacactatataaaggagacCTCTTGTACACATTTGGTGTGTAATTTTTCATTGGCAAAAACTAtagtaaattttagttttattttatctatgtcttctcatattttctttttagattattgtGAGAATGACTAGCATTTTTGGCTAGTTTCCTAGATAAGGTAAAGGATGATCTTATATGTGAGGTAATATTTACTTGTGTTTTGATTCACCAAGTGCTTAAAGTTTATACATTTGAGTagtatatttttcttctttttttttatctctatattaatatatttatctatCTAGTATTATATAGAAATAGTCATGCTTTTTCTATGTGAATATGATTAGGataaatatacattaatattataattttatgattaatCTCTTATTGCATTATTACCAAACAAAAGGTATATTGTCATTCTTAGATTTTTCATAAGATTATTTTCTACAATCTTAATGTGAGAGTTCTATATTActcaaatacattttttttattatatgttcttcaagttttaTCTTCCGATTAAATTATTGGGAAGTGAATAATTTAATTGTGTTATATGTGTGAATCAAAACCCAAATAAATGAGCCAAACATATAGGTGATTCTTGAAaccttatcattttttttattataattttctaccaattttatttgctttaaatttattttcaaaattttctcaaaaaccaccaacgatttatttactttttgcgCTTAAAGTTCTACTAATCACTTTTTGATAAGATATCTCTCTGTGGACACGACCGCCCATGCTACACTACAACAACCGCTTTGTGAAGACAAGTTTGGGCGTAATCaaattttggcgccgttgccggggagatTGAAATCAAAACTTAGTGGACTTTTCAGCCAAGAGGTAAGTCATTctataatgtgtatatataacacttgtatttttttttttaattattaatttttctctttgtgtctaataacttaaaaaaaaattgtcatattTATTATAcgcttatatatttatatacatatatttttattttctcttttcgtTCAATTATATATGTGGTAttagttatatataatatatatatattagtcattaatttgtttttacatatttttcttttcttttctacatttattgtgttcaaattatcattcattgttaattttgtaattatttgtcatttattatttttttctttagctTTAAATTTATAGATTTCAAATTATTAGGTTTAGTCCCTTAATTTGTGTAACCTTAGGTTTTAGATTAGCTTTAATTTAGGTTCCacctctttattttttttttttaaaaaaaaaaaaattcataaaattctaaaataaaattattcataaaactttatagTATTAGGAACAAAGTGTAATGCAACAAGTGGTAAAAACTGAGAGTATTCTGTCTAGAAAGATTGGCTTTTAAGGCTTGTGATAGAGTACCCTCTACACTTTCCTGGGAACCTTGGTTCTGTCTAGGAAAGTGTGGGACGAAGCGGTACCTTGGCAACCTTCCCAATCTACTCGGGAATATTTCTTGTGTATGCCCTTGTCTTATTACATTTTTGGACTTattactatttaaaaaaaaaaaccaagctTGTTCCTTCAAAATAAGtaatttattttacttattggTCATTTGGTTAGAAATATTTGAATTGTGATTTTTCATACTCACTTAGTACCCCGGGGAGTCTGGTGAGGCATGTAAGATCATTTCAAATTGTCCAAATTTACCAAGAAACAagttcaacaaaaaaataaaaaataaaaaaaataaaaaaaaatttaagtgaaTGAATCGTCATAGAGATGAACTAGGGAGATTTGTAAGGAGACCCAACACCCCTAGTGATAACTCTTCCGATACATCAAGCATTGCCTCTCCCACCTCAACAATTGCTCATAATCCATTCGCCATGGCCCATCATGATGAAATTCAGCAGAGAAGTCTTAATGACTATCTCCATCCTACTCGCACTCCTACCCCTTCTTGTATCCTCTTTCCACCTAATATGcccaattttgaattcaaacctGGCATGATTCAACTCTTGCCAAATTTCCATGGTTTAGAAAATGAAAATCCTTATGTGCATATTAGGGAATTCGACAATGTGGTAGCTACTTTTTATAACCAAGCTAATATCGCGGATACTGTGCGATTAAAGTTTTTTCCCTTCTCTTTGAAGGATAAAGCTAAAAGCTGGTTATACTCTCTGAGACCAAGGTCTATTGGAACATGGGAAGAAATGACATCATCATTCTTTCACAAATACTTCCCTAACCACAAGACCAATGGTTTAAAAAGGCAGATTTCTACCTTTTCCCAAAAAGACAATGAAACTCTTTATCAAGTCTGGGAAAGGTTTAAAGAACTGTTAACTCTTTGTCCCCACCATGGTTATGAAAAATGGCGCCTAGTTAGTTATTTCTATGAAGGCCTCACTAGTCGTGAACGCCAGTTTATAGAAATGATGTGCAATGGTGAATTCCTCCAAAAAGATCCTGAAGAAGCCTTTGAATATCTCAATGAGCTTGCAGAAAAATCTCATACTTGGACTGGTCCAAGTGCTACTGAAAGCACTAACAGAAATCGACCAGCAGGAATTTACCAACTAAGGGAGGAGGACAGTCTCAAAGCCCAAGTTGAGTCCTTAACAAAGCAACTTGAGgcctttaaaaaaaaagtgggcAAGGACTGAATATGGTTGCCAAAGCAGAAATACATGAGCCATGTTTTGTGTGTGGAGAATCGGATCATTTAGCTAAGGATTGTTTAGCCTTTAGAGAAATGAAGGGGGTTTATGAAGAGCAATGCAATGCCTTAGGGACCTACAATAAGCCATTCTCTAATACGTACAACCCTGGTTGGAGAAACCACCCAAATTTCAGTTGGAAAGATCCCAACCAAGCACAATCTTCCGGAGGGCAATGGAGAAATGAGCACCAAAATCAACCATCAAAAGCTCAGCCTGCTCCTCAATACAATTCTCCACCTCAAAGGAGTTCTCTTGAGAACACCGTTCAATCATTCATGGAGGAGCAAACTAAAATAAATCGCCAAATGATGGAAGAAATCAAAGAAATGAAGagtcaattttcaaaattgactGGGTCCTTGGCTATTTCTGAAAGAGGCAAACTTCCTTCTCAGCCTCAATTCAATGCACAAGGGCAACATATGGCTCAAACCTCCAGCTCTAACGATCAAATAGTTAAGGAGGCTAATGCCATCACAACTAGAAGTGGTAAAACTTTGGAAGATCAACCAATAACAGCTACCACTTCAAAATCTCCACATGTTGTCCATAAAAGTGTGCCATCCAATGCTTCTGCAAAAGTTCCATTTCCTGTGCTTTGAGACCTGCTGGGAAAAATCTTGAAAATCGAGGAGAAATCCTTGAGCACTTGACACAAGTGaagattaatcttcctttgctTCACGTCATCAAACAAGTGCCAACCTATGCTAAAATCATCAAGGATCTTTGCACTGTAAAAAGGAAGCATCATGTCAAAAAGACTGCTTTCGACCGAGCAAGTTAGTGCGGTAATTGAACAAAAGACACCGCCGAAATACAAAGATCCCGGGCTGTCCCACCATTTCTTGTCAAATCGGGACTCATGAATTTAGTCAAGCTTTGCTAGACTTAGGAGCGAGTGTTAATCTCATGCCTTATTCTGTCTACTCGCAACTTAGTCTTGGTGAAATCAAGCCTACTTCTGTTGTCTTACGGCTTGGTC from Cannabis sativa cultivar Pink pepper isolate KNU-18-1 chromosome 4, ASM2916894v1, whole genome shotgun sequence carries:
- the LOC133036813 gene encoding mitogen-activated protein kinase kinase kinase 20-like, yielding MVVILFNENEDYDRKKKDEAYDWKKVEDEAQVKTQMMRMVIEYRQEKGTFVIKYNKRQREDEDSRNNKRSKYGGWVKEKLLGRGGFGCVNLVKFKEPRPPHYKDLPELLAVKSALNNTCSKDLVREMKVYESLGSSPFIVKCYGQLDNYNKWEVNMAMEYASGGSLASAIESKNNGDGLSEWEVKAHTCSILKGLEFIHGKGLVHCDLKPANIILVADDDDNSPYSVDGFVAKIADFGMAKTSSVGSNNGDDECMRRSKVGGTLYYLSPEALLENTQEEASDIWAVGCVVLQMLTGLVLPWYDNPTENQLSSIISIDTPCSGLPSDWLSKNAWDFLFKCFTRNPNNRPSAHMLLNHPFLLSEDHQESDQQINHNDIDADEDHGDGDSDGDGDGEDSEHVDDGDNDDGDDDEEEYEDDDDDEQPPFYDSWFSSSP